A window from Citrus sinensis cultivar Valencia sweet orange chromosome 3, DVS_A1.0, whole genome shotgun sequence encodes these proteins:
- the LOC127900659 gene encoding uncharacterized protein LOC127900659 has translation MSKGKEKVVEVDDDELDFLPSLLTNPAFDPEVPLEPVRPSVRTSARSMSPQTTSTSGSNGEDGSSDSEDTLSGGRGDDSGEASPSGAPRPEGRSTIGGRAISRDYAIDYMTCTTTFDELEDLRLRYSIPGEIPLKVPGKKDAPSRPPTGYVTQYLDSFKYGLRCPLQPYFARILNGLNLAPGQLNPNGWRVLSVSWGVHFPLRPGPLKRVEAVLVNSCSSRELISTYNLLESRLILPGHRMEDAVIGALTRKRSRPPTTKRDESKDAPTAKRANIVQQAPPLKILPPAPVEVGEASGVATDPATSSPPVGPRLRLPDSRAEHLVPYLNELTKSVSKRDLEAFDGRTLGELVGPMQHSAFHLSCMTTYYKAKVGRYDRKMKEDIQSATNRADVAEKKAGELNLENLKLIEQESLAQAKAITLEEEFTKVKEDLQRQKAMYEAQLESLRDSHRAQVENLEREADNQYDQGLRHSYRCIMAVLGKQHPDLKMDDLAAGVARHMDEEAAKEDAEGVEPIVIEEENSPPRGVPVEVGEASTPPDATGDTPPAPEEVQPTDAARLTDPPSF, from the exons ATGTCGAAAGGCAAAGAGAAGGTCGTTGAGGTTGATGACGACGAGTTGGACTTCCTGCCTAGTCTGCTCACCAATCCCGCCTTTGACCCCGAGGTCCCCTTAGAGCCTGTTAGGCCTAGTGTCAGGACTAGTGCTAGGAGCATGTCTCCCCAAACGACCTCTACAAGCGGGAGTAATGGTGAGGATGGATCTTCTGACTCCGAGGATACTTTGAGTGGGGGTCGAGGAGATGATTCTGGTGAGGCGTCCCCATCGGGGGCGCCGCGACCAGAGGGGAGGAGTACAATAGGAGGTAGAGCCATATCGCGGGATTATGCTATTGATTACATGACGTGCACGACCACGTTTGATGAGCTCGAGGACCTCCGGCTGAGGTATAGCATTCCTGGCGAGATACCTCTCAAGGTCCCGGGAAAGAAGGATGCTCCCAGCCGGCCTCCTACGGGATATGTTACCCAGTATCTGGACAGCTTTAAGTACGGGCTGAGGTGTCCCTTGCAACCTTACTTTGCCCGGATACTTAACGGGCTAAATCTAGCTCCTGGTCAGCTGAATCCCAACGGGTGGAGAGTgctctctg TTTCTTGGGGCGTTCATTTCCCACTCCGACCCGGCCCGCTCAAACGGGTTGAGGCTGTGCTAGTCAATTCCTGCTCGAGCCGGGAACTGATATCCACATACAACTTGCTCGAGTCTCGCTTGATACTTCCTGGCCATAGGATGGAGGACGCTGTGATTGGGGCTCTGACCCGAAAACGTTCTCGACCTCCGACCACGAAGAGGGACGAGAGTAAGGATGCCCCTACCGCGAAGCGGGCCAACATCGTGCAGCAGGCCCCACCCTTGAAGATTTTACCTCCGGCTCCTGTAGAAGTCGGGGAAGCTAGTGGAGTAGCCACAGATCCTGCTACCTCTTCTCCTCCTGTCGGGCCTCGACTTCGCTTACCGGACAGCCGAGCAGAACATCTGGTCCCTTACCTCAATGAGTTAACTAAATCCGTGAGCAAGAGGGACCTGGAGGCCTTTGACGGCCGCACCTTGGGTGAGCTGGTGGGGCCCATGCAGCATAGCGCTTTCCACCTCAGCTGCATGACCACCTATTACAAGGCTAAGGTTGGCCGCTACGAccggaagatgaaggaggatATCCAATCGGCGACGAACAGAGCTGACGTTGCCGAGAAGAAAGCAGGGGAGCTGAATCTCGAGAATCTGAAGCTGATAGAGCAAGAATCacttgctcaagcaaaagccattacCCTCGAGGAGGAGTTTACCAAGGTCAAAGAGGATCTGCAAAGGCAGAAGGCTATGTATGAGGCTCAGCTCGAGTCTCTCCGTGACTCCCACCGAGCTCAGGTCgagaacttggagagggaggccgacaaccagtacgaccagggactCCGGCATTCCTATCGTTGCATCATGGCCGTCCTCGGGAAGCAACACCCTGACCTCaagatggatgaccttgcAGCTGGCGTTGCTCGGCATATGGATGAGGAGGCGGCCAAGGAAGATGCCGAGGGGGTGGAGCCGATCGTGATTGAGGAGGAAAACTCTCCTCCTCGTGGAGTCCCTGTTGAAGTTGGCGAGGCGAGCACCCCCCCGGACGCAACTGGCGATACCCCCCCCGCACCTGAGGAGGTCCAGCCAACCGATGCTGCTCGGCTCACAGATCCGCCgtctttttga